Proteins found in one Streptococcus mitis genomic segment:
- a CDS encoding glycosyltransferase family 2 protein has translation MYDKLVTIIVPMYNIEQYITKCIESFKQVDKKYYADFEVIVVNDGSTDNSLHVVEELIINSCLNIRVVNKENGGHGSTINVGIKESKGKFFKVIDGDDWIDVPSFEKLLEELKGIDVDMIITNYTEQHTYNQTEIEIGFSDILDCNKIYDGIPFKRIPMHALTYKTSVLNESRINISEKTFYVDMEYTLLPLQYVKSYVYLDLNIYQYFLGRKDQSMNLNVMKQKADHHNRVTKKILDYYEVIRFDKNIEPVVRDVLTYLINKQCQLFIMNKNIEEASRLFSYAHKCHYRWKYDHSKKTVSLIYINSRFKNIFNLILKPLINKQQKEWSEMDEY, from the coding sequence ATGTACGATAAATTAGTAACAATCATAGTACCAATGTATAATATTGAACAATATATTACTAAGTGCATAGAATCATTTAAACAAGTAGATAAAAAATATTATGCGGATTTTGAAGTGATTGTTGTTAATGACGGCAGTACGGATAACTCACTTCATGTTGTAGAAGAATTAATTATTAATAGTTGTCTAAATATTAGAGTTGTTAATAAAGAGAATGGTGGACATGGGTCAACGATTAATGTTGGTATAAAAGAATCTAAAGGAAAATTTTTTAAAGTTATTGATGGGGATGATTGGATTGATGTACCAAGTTTTGAAAAATTATTAGAAGAACTCAAAGGTATAGATGTCGATATGATTATTACAAATTATACTGAACAACATACCTATAATCAGACTGAAATAGAGATTGGCTTTTCTGATATATTAGACTGTAATAAAATATATGATGGAATACCTTTCAAACGAATTCCCATGCATGCTTTGACTTACAAAACATCTGTATTGAATGAATCTAGAATTAATATAAGTGAAAAAACCTTTTATGTAGATATGGAATATACTTTGTTACCTTTGCAATATGTAAAAAGTTATGTTTATCTTGATTTGAATATTTACCAGTATTTCTTAGGTAGAAAAGATCAGAGTATGAATTTAAATGTGATGAAACAAAAAGCAGATCATCACAATAGAGTAACCAAAAAAATTCTCGATTATTATGAAGTAATTCGATTTGATAAGAACATAGAACCAGTAGTCAGAGACGTATTGACATACTTAATCAACAAGCAATGTCAGTTGTTTATAATGAATAAAAATATCGAGGAAGCGAGCCGATTATTTAGTTACGCTCATAAGTGCCATTATAGATGGAAATATGATCATTCGAAAAAAACGGTCTCACTAATTTATATAAATTCTCGATTTAAAAATATATTTAATCTCATCTTAAAACCGTTAATCAATAAGCAACAAAAAGAATGGAGCGAGATGGATGAATATTAG
- a CDS encoding glycosyltransferase family 4 protein: MKKIALVKWSINGTDGGLKVATDLANELSEVYEVHLISVISTEEIFFPLSNTVCYKNLSPKKISMSKNFLKAVKLLRTYIKENSIEVLFGIGVSMNIVGITSTIGLSTKFISCDHTNSIVDIDTTVKKIQRYIAAKFADKIITLTSNDREHYIRKYNLSSHNIDFIYNWINPIEIKKESDFDSKKLITVGRFDSQKGYDYLSKVAINVLSRYPDWQWDIYGSGNDQIKQDLITELDKGGVLSRVHFKGNVKGTDNIYPYHAIYVMTSRYEGLPLVLLEAKQYGLPIVSFNCPTGPAEIVLDGENGYLIENFDINQMSQKIIELIENNELRLGFSKNAMLDTDKFNKKKITKQWIDLIEKMTGE; encoded by the coding sequence ATGAAGAAAATAGCTTTAGTTAAGTGGAGTATAAATGGCACAGATGGAGGGTTAAAAGTAGCTACAGATCTTGCTAATGAATTGTCAGAAGTGTACGAAGTACATTTAATTTCAGTTATAAGTACTGAAGAAATATTTTTTCCACTAAGCAATACAGTTTGTTATAAGAATCTATCTCCGAAAAAAATATCAATGAGTAAGAACTTTCTTAAAGCTGTAAAGTTACTAAGAACATATATTAAAGAAAACAGTATTGAGGTATTATTCGGAATAGGTGTGAGTATGAATATTGTGGGTATAACAAGTACTATTGGTTTAAGTACTAAATTTATATCTTGTGATCATACTAATTCTATAGTAGATATAGACACAACTGTAAAAAAGATTCAGAGATATATTGCTGCGAAATTTGCAGATAAAATAATAACACTGACCTCTAATGATAGGGAACATTATATTAGAAAATATAATTTGAGCTCGCACAATATAGACTTTATCTATAACTGGATAAATCCTATTGAAATCAAAAAAGAATCAGATTTTGATTCTAAAAAACTAATTACTGTAGGTAGGTTTGATAGCCAAAAAGGATATGATTATCTATCTAAAGTAGCTATAAACGTTTTATCAAGATATCCTGATTGGCAGTGGGATATATACGGCTCAGGCAATGATCAAATTAAACAAGATTTGATAACGGAATTGGATAAAGGTGGCGTTTTGTCAAGAGTTCATTTTAAGGGGAATGTGAAAGGTACAGATAATATTTATCCATACCATGCTATCTATGTAATGACTTCCCGTTATGAAGGACTTCCCTTAGTTCTTTTAGAAGCAAAACAATATGGACTACCTATTGTCAGTTTTAATTGTCCTACTGGACCAGCTGAAATCGTATTGGATGGAGAAAATGGTTATCTAATTGAGAATTTTGATATAAATCAAATGAGTCAAAAAATAATAGAATTAATTGAAAATAATGAATTGAGATTAGGCTTTTCGAAAAATGCGATGTTAGATACTGATAAATTCAATAAAAAGAAAATTACTAAACAATGGATTGACTTGATTGAAAAGATGACAGGAGAATGA
- a CDS encoding LicD family protein — MTKKERILLKIQEEELKLLKEFIKICSKNNIKYFALGGSLLGAVRHKGFIPWDDDMDLGLPRKDFEKFINGIDFEKYNKKYILESSEVNLGVFQYKLKSGILILGEKYEVCLDIFPLDGMPVNSLKKYYFEKKILFYRMLYKFSVIDQLVDKNRGTLENLLVKIAKLLKFNKVISTSIMNEKLKKLIKSYDYDSSRYVGNILGRYRDKEIVEQDFFGDGILLPFEDTYINCPVNYDSYLKNIYGNYMQLPPVEDRIPHFEELTK; from the coding sequence ATGACAAAAAAAGAAAGAATTTTATTGAAAATTCAAGAAGAAGAATTGAAATTATTAAAAGAGTTTATAAAAATATGTTCTAAAAATAATATTAAATATTTTGCTCTGGGAGGTAGTCTGTTAGGAGCTGTAAGACACAAAGGGTTCATTCCTTGGGATGATGATATGGATTTAGGTTTACCAAGAAAGGACTTTGAAAAGTTTATAAATGGAATAGATTTTGAAAAATATAATAAAAAATATATTTTAGAAAGTTCGGAAGTGAATTTAGGTGTTTTTCAATATAAATTAAAATCTGGTATTTTAATTTTAGGAGAAAAATATGAGGTGTGTTTGGATATATTTCCGTTAGATGGGATGCCAGTAAACAGCCTAAAAAAATATTATTTTGAAAAAAAAATTCTCTTTTATAGGATGCTTTATAAGTTCTCAGTCATAGATCAATTGGTTGATAAAAATAGAGGAACTTTAGAAAATTTACTAGTCAAAATTGCTAAGTTGTTGAAATTTAATAAAGTTATCTCAACTTCAATAATGAATGAAAAACTTAAGAAATTAATAAAATCTTATGATTATGATAGTTCAAGATATGTAGGTAATATTTTAGGTCGTTATCGAGACAAAGAAATTGTAGAACAAGATTTTTTTGGAGATGGAATCTTATTACCTTTTGAAGATACATATATTAATTGTCCAGTAAATTATGATAGTTATTTAAAAAACATTTATGGCAATTATATGCAGTTGCCACCTGTGGAAGATAGGATTCCCCACTTTGAGGAGTTAACAAAATAA
- a CDS encoding glycosyltransferase family 8 protein, whose protein sequence is MGKFKSRDFMNIVYATDNNFVDVLSASIKSLYTTNSDLDLNLWIIADKVSDRNKEKINRLSKQFAQREINWIENIEIPFKLHLDRGSISSFSRLFIGSVLPSSISKVLYLDSDIIVMDSLKSIFDIDFKDKILYGVNDTFNKEYKQVLGIPIDKPMFNAGVMLINLELWRNNKVEERFLKVIQKFNGTILQGDLGVLNAVLYNSFGVLPPEYNYMTIFEDLTYEEMIVFKKPINYYSEEEIKNAREHIVLRHFTTSFLSKRPWQEGSNVAHIDQFKKYYEGSYKNVKESILLKVIQKLPKKYSVFLLGIIQSKFRPKLYRILK, encoded by the coding sequence ATGGGAAAATTTAAAAGTAGGGATTTTATGAATATAGTTTATGCCACAGATAATAATTTTGTAGATGTATTGAGTGCTTCTATCAAGTCACTTTATACTACTAATTCAGATTTAGATTTAAATCTATGGATCATTGCTGATAAAGTTTCAGATAGAAATAAAGAAAAGATAAATAGATTATCAAAACAATTTGCTCAGAGAGAAATAAATTGGATAGAGAACATTGAGATTCCATTTAAATTACATTTAGATAGGGGTTCAATTAGTTCATTTAGCAGATTGTTTATTGGGAGTGTTCTTCCTTCTTCGATTAGTAAAGTTCTCTACCTTGATAGTGATATTATTGTAATGGATTCTTTAAAAAGTATTTTTGATATTGATTTTAAAGATAAAATTCTCTATGGAGTAAATGATACTTTTAATAAAGAATATAAGCAGGTGTTGGGTATACCAATTGATAAACCAATGTTTAATGCTGGAGTTATGCTTATTAATTTAGAGTTATGGAGAAATAATAAGGTCGAAGAAAGATTTTTGAAAGTAATTCAAAAGTTTAATGGGACTATATTACAAGGTGATTTAGGTGTTTTAAATGCAGTTTTATATAACTCATTTGGGGTACTTCCTCCAGAATATAATTATATGACTATATTTGAAGATTTGACTTATGAAGAAATGATAGTTTTTAAAAAACCAATTAATTATTATTCAGAAGAGGAAATCAAAAATGCCAGAGAACATATAGTCTTGCGACATTTCACAACAAGTTTTTTATCAAAAAGACCTTGGCAAGAAGGTAGTAATGTTGCACACATAGATCAATTTAAAAAATATTATGAAGGTAGTTATAAAAATGTTAAAGAATCTATTTTACTAAAAGTGATTCAAAAATTACCCAAAAAATATTCAGTTTTTTTATTAGGAATTATTCAATCAAAATTTAGACCTAAATTGTATAGAATTTTGAAATAA
- a CDS encoding sugar transferase translates to MREVSNIRKLEILIIQLFPIYVLSIVLDIHGPLTFLMVVHVISYYASDYSKNFKYRGLAQELIQTIKYELVYLLLAVVVFPLLAPDLPYLGIYNLLWIVGVNTLLILVLNLFIRKAWKFLSHKKKYTQQILLVTTRARVDRVLKQLSTYDYGYVSAICIVDDEQFQFYDVEIVKLDNLVTYATRSVVDQVVINLPSGSFLIADCVSQFETMGISVAVNIAALDFVTNSEKAIQRFGNSSVVNFSTTFYRSSDIALKRMMDIIGSLFGLVICGIASIFLVPLIKRDGGPAIFAQDRVGRNGRIFKFYKFRSMRVDAEEIKKDLMSQNQMQGGMFKIENDPRVTKIGHFIRKTSLDELPQFWNVLKGDMSLVGTRPPTLDEYMKYTPEQKRRLSFKPGITGLWQISGRSNIKNFDDVVKLDITYLDSWTIWKDIEILLKTIKVVFNRHGAK, encoded by the coding sequence TTGAGAGAAGTATCAAATATTCGAAAATTAGAGATTCTCATAATACAACTGTTTCCAATTTATGTGTTATCTATTGTATTGGATATTCATGGACCTCTAACATTCTTAATGGTTGTTCATGTTATTTCTTACTATGCCAGTGACTATAGTAAGAATTTCAAATATCGGGGTTTAGCACAGGAACTGATACAGACTATAAAGTACGAATTGGTCTATCTTTTATTAGCTGTTGTTGTTTTTCCATTGTTAGCGCCGGACTTACCTTATTTAGGCATCTACAATTTATTGTGGATTGTAGGGGTAAATACACTTCTCATCCTAGTGCTTAATCTCTTCATTCGTAAGGCTTGGAAGTTCTTATCTCACAAGAAAAAATATACTCAGCAAATCTTGCTTGTAACCACACGAGCACGAGTTGATCGAGTTTTAAAGCAGTTATCTACCTATGATTACGGTTATGTTTCGGCTATTTGTATTGTAGATGATGAGCAATTTCAGTTTTATGATGTAGAAATAGTTAAGCTGGATAATCTGGTAACATATGCTACGAGATCAGTCGTAGATCAAGTGGTGATAAATCTTCCAAGCGGAAGCTTTTTAATTGCAGACTGTGTTTCTCAATTTGAAACGATGGGCATATCAGTAGCTGTCAATATAGCAGCTTTAGATTTTGTGACCAATAGCGAAAAAGCGATTCAACGCTTTGGAAATTCTAGTGTTGTTAATTTTTCGACAACCTTTTATCGTTCGAGTGATATTGCTTTAAAACGAATGATGGATATCATCGGTTCCTTGTTTGGTCTAGTAATTTGTGGTATAGCGTCTATTTTTCTTGTTCCTCTGATAAAAAGAGACGGAGGTCCTGCTATTTTTGCTCAGGATAGAGTTGGTAGGAATGGACGTATATTTAAATTCTACAAATTCCGTTCTATGAGAGTGGATGCTGAGGAAATTAAAAAAGATTTGATGAGTCAGAATCAGATGCAAGGTGGAATGTTTAAGATTGAAAACGATCCACGCGTGACAAAGATTGGACACTTTATTAGAAAAACGAGTCTAGATGAATTGCCACAATTTTGGAATGTTCTAAAGGGTGATATGAGTTTAGTTGGTACTAGACCACCAACCTTGGATGAGTATATGAAGTATACACCTGAACAAAAACGTCGGCTAAGTTTTAAACCTGGAATTACAGGACTTTGGCAGATTAGTGGTAGAAGTAATATTAAAAACTTTGATGACGTGGTAAAATTAGACATTACTTATTTAGATAGCTGGACAATATGGAAAGATATTGAAATTTTATTGAAGACAATAAAAGTTGTATTTAATAGACATGGAGCTAAATAG
- a CDS encoding tyrosine-protein kinase has product MPTLEISKKRLDFAKKAEEHYNALRTNIQLSGDNLKVLAISSVKPGEGKSTTSTNIAWAFARAGYKTLLVDADIRNSVMSGVFKSREKITGLTDFLAGTTDLSHGLCDTNVENLFVIQAGPVSPNPTALLQSENFHTMIDTLRKYFDYVIVDTAPIGMVIDAAIITQKCDASILVTAAGETKRRDVLKAKEQLEQTGTPFLGLVLNKFNTEVEKYGAYGGYGAYGSYGNYGKKK; this is encoded by the coding sequence ATGCCAACATTAGAAATCTCAAAAAAGCGTTTAGATTTTGCGAAAAAAGCTGAAGAACACTATAATGCTTTGCGTACCAATATTCAATTGAGTGGTGATAATTTGAAAGTTCTTGCTATTTCATCTGTCAAACCTGGTGAAGGGAAATCTACAACTTCAACTAATATCGCCTGGGCTTTCGCGCGTGCAGGCTATAAAACATTACTAGTAGATGCGGATATCCGTAATTCAGTTATGTCTGGTGTCTTCAAGTCAAGAGAAAAAATTACTGGATTGACTGACTTTTTAGCAGGAACCACAGATCTTTCACATGGACTTTGTGATACAAATGTTGAAAATTTATTTGTTATTCAGGCAGGTCCAGTATCACCTAACCCAACAGCTCTCTTGCAGAGTGAAAATTTCCATACTATGATTGATACCTTGCGTAAGTATTTTGACTATGTCATTGTGGATACTGCACCAATTGGGATGGTTATTGACGCTGCTATCATTACACAAAAATGTGATGCTTCTATCTTGGTGACAGCCGCTGGAGAGACAAAACGCCGTGATGTCTTAAAGGCCAAGGAACAGTTAGAACAAACCGGAACTCCATTTTTAGGTCTGGTTCTAAATAAATTTAACACCGAAGTTGAAAAATACGGAGCTTATGGTGGTTATGGAGCCTATGGTTCCTATGGAAATTATGGGAAAAAGAAGTAG
- a CDS encoding CspC family polysaccharide chain length determinant protein: protein MKENKEIAIDIVQLFKILWKKKIAIILTAIVAAVLAFGVSSFVLTPEYSSTTRIYVVNRNQSDKAGLTNQDLQAGTYLVKDYKEIILSQDVLEKVISNLKLEKTVKGLSKKIQVTVPVDTRIVSIAVKDAQPEEASRIANALREVAAEKIISVTRVSDVTTLEEARPALTPSSPNIRRNTAIAFLAGGVVMVVSILLLELLDDRVKRPEDVEEVMQVALLGIVPDLDKLK from the coding sequence ATGAAAGAAAATAAAGAAATCGCAATTGACATTGTCCAATTATTTAAAATCCTTTGGAAAAAGAAAATCGCTATCATCTTGACTGCGATAGTGGCAGCTGTTCTAGCTTTCGGCGTAAGTAGTTTTGTACTGACGCCAGAGTATTCTAGCACGACACGTATTTATGTGGTCAATCGAAATCAATCTGATAAAGCAGGCTTGACGAACCAGGATTTGCAGGCGGGCACCTACTTGGTAAAAGACTATAAGGAAATTATCCTTTCGCAAGATGTACTGGAGAAGGTGATTTCAAATCTTAAACTAGAGAAAACAGTTAAGGGATTAAGTAAGAAAATCCAGGTCACAGTACCTGTTGATACTCGTATCGTGTCAATTGCTGTAAAAGATGCCCAACCTGAAGAAGCAAGCCGTATCGCCAATGCTCTTCGTGAAGTGGCTGCGGAAAAAATTATTTCTGTAACTCGTGTGTCTGATGTGACAACACTAGAGGAAGCGAGACCAGCTCTAACTCCTTCATCACCTAATATTCGTCGTAATACCGCGATTGCTTTCTTAGCAGGTGGAGTGGTGATGGTTGTTTCGATCTTATTGCTTGAACTATTGGATGATCGTGTCAAACGACCAGAAGATGTCGAAGAAGTCATGCAGGTTGCACTTTTAGGAATTGTTCCAGATTTGGATAAGTTAAAGTAA
- the cps4B gene encoding capsular polysaccharide biosynthesis protein Cps4B, with translation MIDIHSHIVFGVDDGPKTKQESKALLTEAYRQGVRTIVSTSHRRKGMFETPEETIATNFQEVKELAKEVAPDLTILYGAEIYYTHDVLEKLEKQVIPSLNGTRYALIEFSMATPYREIHTALSNVLMLGITPVVAHIERYHELENNEKRVKELIDMGCYTQINSSSILKPKLFGDKYKFMKKRARYFLERDLVHFVASDMHNLDQRPPYMKEAYEIVSKQYGESKAKELFIENSRFILADQII, from the coding sequence ATGATTGATATTCATTCGCATATCGTATTTGGTGTGGATGATGGTCCGAAAACTAAGCAAGAAAGTAAGGCGCTTTTGACAGAAGCCTATAGACAAGGTGTACGGACTATTGTATCGACATCGCATAGACGTAAAGGAATGTTTGAAACTCCTGAGGAAACAATAGCAACAAATTTCCAAGAAGTGAAGGAGCTAGCCAAGGAAGTAGCTCCAGACTTGACGATCCTCTATGGAGCAGAAATTTATTATACCCATGATGTGCTTGAAAAGTTAGAGAAGCAGGTGATTCCAAGTCTCAATGGAACACGATATGCCCTTATTGAGTTTAGTATGGCTACCCCTTACAGGGAGATCCATACTGCTTTGAGCAATGTTCTCATGCTTGGTATAACCCCTGTAGTTGCTCACATCGAACGCTACCATGAGTTAGAAAATAATGAAAAAAGGGTAAAAGAGTTGATTGATATGGGCTGCTACACTCAAATCAACAGTTCAAGTATCTTAAAACCAAAGCTATTTGGAGATAAATACAAATTCATGAAGAAACGAGCTCGCTATTTCTTAGAGCGTGATTTGGTACATTTTGTTGCTAGTGATATGCACAATCTAGACCAAAGACCACCTTACATGAAAGAAGCATATGAGATCGTCTCAAAACAATATGGTGAAAGTAAGGCGAAAGAATTATTTATTGAAAATTCTCGCTTCATCTTAGCTGATCAAATTATTTAG